The Anabas testudineus chromosome 1, fAnaTes1.2, whole genome shotgun sequence genomic sequence TAAATccttatttaatttacagtattcaCAGCAAATGTAAAGTATGTTATGATGACACCTGGGTCTTGCATTCCCAGCCCTATGATTGAATATGGAGCAAACAACAATTATTCAATTTTGACTaacacattaatgcattaaATTAATTGCTTTCTACAGCAAACAAAGCTCTATAGGTCTAGTGTGTTAGTCCTTGTCTTAATCATTTTATACCTGGTATGGCCCATGATCCATGAATTGCAGGGTACAGAGTCACACACAAGTACAACATCTCCTTTAGCTGTAAACtgtagtagaaaattttcctcttcctctataTATTGCTCAGTCTtgtgtgatgaaccatctcagtttaatgtgtatatgccggcatggagaaaacaccacaatcatgtaaatgtcttctgctctacctctctctaaccctcatacttatacttctcaggtctccctccacataacattcctaaggcacTAAAGACATAAATTCTTCTACATATAGGCtaaatgtttataccataaattcccactacaagtctgtgtttctttactCGTGACCTTATGACCCCGAACTCCTTTCCTACCCGtgtcctatctatgaacccttgtcctgtctAATGTCTCCTATCTTCTTTCATaatgaagttgctcttttctcctacatttCCTCCCTTTTGATACAAAGTGTCAACACAAAGAGCAACTTCCACCTAACACATGCAAGTAACCATACAGCTTATAATGAAAtaagaatgaacaaaaaatataaatgaacagaaaataatacacaagATATAGTGATACAATATAATGATCAGAATAACATAaacccaaaataaaaacttagCATTCATTCCTCTATGTCACTTTCACTAAATGGGTTTCCCGGGGCCCATTCAGACACAGCATTGATGTTTAATGCATTAGTATCTGTGGAGTTGGTTGGTACTTTTACATAGAGTGATGTTTGCTCTTGACCAAGGATTCCTCCTATCCATTTATATATAAGAGCTCGCATGCAAGTGAGTGAACAAGTACAAAAACATATCATAAgtccaaacacaacaacaacaggaattAATAGTTGCACAATTCCAGCACCCCAAGGACCAAAATTGTCTATGAGCCATTTGTTGAAACTAAAACCTGCAGATTCAGAAGGACCAAAAGCATCTCGGATCTTTTCTAGTGCTGTGATTACACTAGTGATAGTATCAGAGTTATCAGGAATGAGAGTCATACATGCCTCTCCTGTTAAGTTTAAGGTTAGGCAGATACCCCCAGTTTTAGCTAGGTAGTCAAGGGCCATCTCGTGCTTTAGTAATGTTAATCTGTGTGATTTATCATTAGCAGCCAAATAATGGAATccttttatggttttatttgcaAAAGCTGACATCGAATATGTAATATTATCAATGTGGTCAGCTAAAAATGTAACCCCATACCATGGGAACAGACCAATACCCCATTTCCCCATTTTTCACCCAAAGAAACACGCCAATGATATGAGTCAATGTTCGCAAATTGTGCCATTTCTCTTTTGTAAAAATGGTTCATAGTATTTTCTATGTTTACTGGAACtaagacaaaataacaacatcCTGACCAATCTGATGGCAAGAATAAAAATGCTTGAGCTCCGCAAAACCAATAGAAATTTTCAATAGGTGGTATACTCGTGACCTTATGACCCAGAACTCCTttcctacccatgtcctatctatgaacccttgtcctgtctagtatctcctatcatctttcataatgaagttgctcttttctcctacacATGAAAATCAAGGTAAATATGCTTtgcttccttttttgtttttaaacttccCATTTTCATAACAGAAGGTCAAACCAGCAGCAAACTGAGCTGGTAGTACATCATGGATGAAATTAACATTCATGCCAATGCAGATAAGGCATCTGGTGATTACATCAAGTGGAAAAGGGAGACGGATGGttcagaaaatatttatcaATATGAAGATACATGTCATACTGGGAAGCAAATCAGAACTGGACCTGCACTCTCAGGTAAGGTGcataatctagccacaggggttgcaagccagttacttctgtgccggtcccaagcccggataaatagagagggttgcgtcaggaagggcatccggcgtaaaaattgccaaaataaccatgcgaatcatcaataacactttcataccggatcggtcgaggcccgggttaagaacgaccgccaccggtgctgttaacctacagggtgccggtggaaatttgactactgttggtcgaaaaaagaggggaggcagaagggttcgtggtcagagagagaaggggaaaggcaggagcataggtttgagaatagggactcttaacgttggcacgatgacagggaaaggcagagagctggcagacatgatggagagaaggaaggtagatgttctgtgtgtgcaggagacaaggtggaagggcacgtagtatcggaggaggatacaaactgttctaccatggtgtggataggaagagaaacgggttaggagtgatcctgaaggcggagtttgtgaacaatgttctagaggtgaaaagagtctcagacagggtgatgagcataaagctagaaattgaaggggtgatgatgaatgtagtcagtgggtatgcgccacaggttggctgtgagttagaagagaaggagagattctggagtgagtttgatgaggtcatagagagtatccccagaggagagagagttgttgttggagcagacttcaatgggcatgttggtgagggcaacagaggtgatgaggaggtgatgggcaggtttggtgtgaaggaaaggaatctggaaggacagatggtggtggactttgctaagaggatggaaatggctgtagtcaacacttatttccagaagagagaggaacatagagtgacatacagaagtggaggtaggagtacgcaggtggactacatcctatgtagacgaggtcatttgagagaggttagtgactgcaaagtggtggtaggagagagtgtagccagacagcactgcatggtggtgtgtaagatgactctggaggtcaggaagaagaagagagggaagacagagaagaagaccaagtggtggaagctaaagaatgaagaaacttgtgaggaattcaggcacaagttgagacaggttctgggtggtcaggatgagcttccagatgactgggaaactacagcagaggttatcagggaaacgggtaggaaggtgctaggtgtgtcatctggaaggaggaaagaaggtaaagacacttggtggtggaatgaggaagtacaggaatgcatccagaggaagaggttagctaaaaggaagtgggatgtagaaaggactgaggaaagtagacaggagtacaaggaagcacagcgtagagtgaagagggaggtggcaaaggccaaacagaaagcttacgatgagctgtatgacaggttagacacaaaggaaggagagaaggacttgtacaggctagccagacagagagatagagatgggaaggatgtgcaacagataagggtgattaaggacagagatggaaaggtgctaacaacccaggagaatgtgcagaaaagatggaaggagtattttgaggagctgatgaacgaggaaaatgacagggaaagaagggaggaagatgtggatgttgtggagcaggaaatagcagagaatggaaaggatgaggttaggaaggctctgaaaaggatgaagagtggaaaggtcCGGATGatgtacctgtggaggtgtggaagtgcttaggaaAGACAGCAGTGGAGcttctaaccagtttgttcgctaggattctagagagtgagaagatgcctgaggaatggaggagaagtgttctggttccgatctttaagaacaagggtgaaacgcagaactgcagcaactatagaggaataaatttgatgagccacacaatgaagctgtgggaaagagtagtggaagccaggcataggaagaaggtggagatttgtgagcagcagtatggtttcatgccccgtaagaggaccactgatgccatttttgctttgagaatgttgatggaaaagtacagagatggtcagaaggagctacattgtgtctttgtagatttagagaaggcgtatgacagggtgccgagggaggagctgtggtactgtatgaggtcgtcgggagtggcagagaagtatgacggtggtgagatgtgctgtaggtcagacagaggagttcaaggtggaggtgggactacaccaaggatcagtttgagtcccttcttgtttgctatgctgatggacaggctgacagatgaggtcacacaggaatctccctggacaatgatgtttgcggatgacattgtgatttggagtgagagtagagagcaggtagaggaacagctggaaaggtggaggtttgctctggaaagaagaggcatgaaggtcagtcgtagtaagacagaatacatgtgtctgaacgagagggatcaaggtagaaatgttaggttacagggggctgaggtgaagaaggtgcaggagtttaagtacttggggtcaacagttcagtgtgatggagagtgtggaaaagaggtgaagaggagagtgcaggcaggttggagcgggtggaggaaagtgtcaggagtgttgtgtgacaaaagagtgtcagcaagactcaaaggaaaggtgtacaagacagtggtgagaccagctctgctctatgggttagagacggtagcagtgagacagagacaagaggctgagatggaggtagcagagatgaagatgttgaggttctccttaggagtgaccaggttagacagaataaggaacaagcacatcagagggacggctcacgttgcatgtgttagtaacaaagtcagagaggccagactgaggtggtttggacatgttcagaggagggatagtgagtatattggtagaaggatgttggagatggagctgccaggcaggaggacaagagcacgaccaaggaggagatatatggatgttataacagaggacatgaggttggctagtgttagggtagaagatgttcacgatagagtgaggtggaaaaggatgattcgctgtggcgacccctgatgggaaaagccgaaagagaagaagaatctCAGGTAAGGTGCATATGCAAACAGATGCAAATatacagttaaaacatttttcatttgtaagGGGATCCATTTACCATGAAGTAGTATATGCTTTTGTCACGGTTGTTGATTTAGGACCAGATTAAAATGCCAGACActagtaaaatgaaaaaaataaatttattgACAAAGTAAATAGTAGAATGGTTAGGGGGTTATGCTGGGAAAGTGGAGAACAAAAACGAAAACGAAACATGGTACCATGGAGAAACATGAGACTTGAATCCAAACACTAGGCAATAAGCATATACACAAGGCAAGGCTAGACAGCAGTGACAATCTAGCATAGTGGTGTAGACTGGCAAactacacacagtacaccaaaatgtttgtgcactgtgacatttttctttacatttttataacaaaAATTATGAGAAGACTCTTCTCAGCACAACATGGCTaatacaacagtttcttcttttctttgaacAATCCCAATCACAGTCCCTATCCAAGCACTGAAGGTTGTTTTCTTACATGGATCCATTTGCACATATAAATCCTTTCTGTTTCCATGcttctttctcatcttttgcTTGGATCAAGTCCAGCTACGACACAACCTCAGCTATGTACACAACTGACAAACTAGAGATCAAGCCCAGATTCCAATGCCACGTTTGGCATCTACAAACGGGAAGTTGTAGATCGGATATTTTGGCAAGCAAAAATTCCAGCCCTGcgaatttttattatttctgttgaATATCAATGTATTTGCCACTTTGTGCAAAACACTCGCAGTCAGGAGATGACAgtgactaaaactaaactgaaaataagGACAAGGACCAGGACTGGCCACCCCTGCTGTAgatgtttcttttgttaaagGCCAATGGCCACAGAGATTGAAGCTTTAGGACTCTGCTAGAAGACCAGTGACAAAGTTGTAGAATATGTTTGCTAATGATTTTTATAACTGAAGGGCAATTAAAATCACACAGAACAATACTGAAAACTGTGGGATACCAATGTTGTCCGAGCTGTTGTCTAGTGAGCACCTTACATGCATTAACAATCTGCTATGGATTTTGGATCAATAAATGAAGAAGAACATCAAGAGAACAATAGAATCAGTTAagcaaataaatcaataaaaatatatatctaaaATTTTGATAGGAACATTTCTGTGACAAACTTCCCAGGACCGCTAATgagattaataaggcagtagtttattttctcttgcgCAAGGGAGCATGTGTacctcagcacagcagctgacacagGCATAACTCAAAGAATCTAACatatacagttatttttatgGATTTTAGATGGGTGGGAGATAGAGTTGGAAAATTCGATTCTTTTAACTGACTCAGATTGTTGACTCTTGAACAGTAAGTTGAACGaatcattttgttcattttacaaCAGGTGGCACTGTAGCCCTCTTGTGGGCATTGTAAAAATGGCTGCGTTTCTCAAACACTATATACTGATGACAACATGGTTTGCTTCAGCTGACAATAGTtctttctcagtccacagcccTGTAAATGAGCTACAGGTGTcatgtgacaaatgaacgaaagaacGATCCGTGAGGATCCATATGACCGAAAGAACTATAGTGCTTGCTGCTCGCCAGAGAGGCTGAGTGGCCTGGCATTCACATGAAAAAAGAACGAGGACCTGAAGACAGACGTACAGTTGAGTGAATCGTGAACTAATCATTTCTGTTtgctgtcctgctgactgagttTTTGCAACTGCTGCCATGTGACGAGAAAAGTTtctattttgtttcatttcaattcacTCACGCTCCAAgctattttatctttttttacttGCTCCATGGTTCAACGTACTACGACTGTACACAAGACTAAAGACAAAACTAACACACAGCAATTGTTGTCTTCTACTTTCAGGTACTGGGGAAAGTAGAATGGTGGAGAAGAGCTCCTacaaagctgctgcagtgattcTGGGTCTgctttgtctcctcctcctcattggACTCATGTCTCTGGTTTTCCTGTGTAAGCACTTTGTTTACATCCTGACAAAACACAATGGGTGTTGTTGGCTAATAGACCCCAAAAATGCTGTTCATTGGCAACTGGATTTGGTTTTAAGTTAATGAAGATATTAAGGCttcttaaaaacaaatctagTTGTCGCTGTACAGGATTTTTGGATTAACCATGATGTGGATGACtaagaatcttcacagacattcaGCTGGTTAACAGTCTCTGTTTTTTATATGCAAAATAGACACCAAAGGAagctcaaagaaaaaaatagagatGGTCCAGTTACAGACCAATTACAACAACCTGGCCAAAGAGagagaccagttacagaccagttacaaCAACTtgactgaagagagagaccagctcAACAAAAAACTGGATGACATCACCACATACCTTCAGAGAAAGCTTCAAGGTGATTATTTATGCTTTTTTCTTGGTGATCTATGATAATCATTGAAAGAAGTGATCTGTTTGCAGATTCAGCAACTTCCCTGGACATAGAGTTTGTTTTAACTACGTTTGAGTCTTTACAGCTTTCATTTTGGCATGTCTCCATtgcacacaagaaaaaaaaaatctgaatctacagtttaaacatttaattcttCTTAATACCTTGTCTGAGGAAGTCAATTCAATCTAGTTTGATTATTTCAGCAACTTTAGTAACATGTACCCATGTGATTGATGGTGattgatcacattttattttactttgaaacagGTCTACAGTATTTCAGTGGTAGCTTCTATTACATGTCTTCAAGTGAGAAATCCTGGGAAGAAAGCAGAAATGACtgcctgcagaaaggtacagaccTGGTGATTATCAACAGCAGTGGAGAGCAGGTGTGTGTCCAGAGAGAAccacatttcattattaattctACAGACGTGGACAACAGCATGTAACTGTTaactttgtcttcatgttgatGACTCTGTTTCCTTCTGTTAACAAGGACTTCATACGAGGATGGAAAAAGCGCACCTGGATTGGACTGACTGACGAACAGACAGAGGGGACATGGAGATGGGTGGATGGGACTGTGCTGACAACCCCAAGGTTCATGTAATCATTTTCTATTGACATTGTGTACTGTGGGCAGCTAATTGTGATCAATCACTTGACTAAGTTGCATAACGAAACATGTGAGGTTTAGATCACTATCAGGCATGAGGACACCAAAGGTTATGACTGGTGGCTGAATggtttaaaagcttttattttaggAGGTAAGGGAAAGAGTTAGAGATTGGGAGAAGGCAGCTGATGTGAGTATGGTTGCTGGAGCAGAGATTGGCAGTGGGGCAGGTCCTGCGAGTAGGGTCCAGAAATCCAGAACAATATGAGAGTCAGAAAAAAGGGGCAAAGGAGAcagtcagagagagacacacaatcTAATCCAAAATAGAGTTATCCACAAggcagtcagagagagagaaaagcaaacaaatccAGAATCCACAATCTGAAACAGGGTTAtccaaaagacagaaaaactaTTCTGTTTCTTCTAGACCCTGAACCCATCTGCCCTTAACCACGTGCCATGCCAGTTCCCACACCTACTTCACCACAACACAGTTTATTACAATAAAACCAGTTGTAGCTTGACAAACACATCACTGtcatagtattttattattaactgaGCTACGTATTCACACGCATTTACGCATTTAATTTTTGTAATTCTGTAACTGATACATATCTATTTAACAATGATAGTTTTCCTTATCCTTCagaaaatttagtttttcttcctaATAGTTTCAAAAATGTTGCAGAAGTTCTTCATAAATATCAGACAAAGAGGCAGCAAAGTGAGTTCAAAAGTGAGGTTAGGTTTATTGACAAAAATGTCTATATAGTGAGATACATCCAGATGCATCCATCTAGGTATCTAAAAAGCTGACTGTAAGCACCCATCAAATACACTACTTGTTGCTTGGTACTCCCTCCCATGgcacagttacattttttatttcagaactTGTTCCAAAAAATCCCCAATTAAACCCCCCACTATACCCAATTATTTCACTGCCTGCAGGCTTTGAACTTCTTTTTATCTAAGGCCGCATTCACACAAGTGTGACATCTATTGGACACTGTCAGAACCATATTATTACTTATGCTGTAGCAGTCACATACACACTTTAATTGGGAGCTCCCCTTTTTAaatactaaaaagaaaacacaaattgaCCTCTCCTTtacctgcacagcacacattttctgcagtaCACAGTAAGACTTACAAGGCAGATCTCAGTGAATATTCCTGATTACACTCTTTATTAGTAAGGTACATTTTCCAAggacacctttttgttttttaaaacaggcTCTTATTCCAGCTATCTACATCTGGCCTGATTTAGCTGCACCTTCTTATCCCAGCTTAGCAAACTTGCAATGGTTTAAGGCGCTGATCAAACTAGGTTAAGCTGGGCTTTTTCAGTTATCCTGGATTTCTTAATTCTACGTTCGTACAATACAGCTCATCTCAATGTCCTGAGAGTTAATAATTGAGAGAGTGTTGTGTGAGATTCAACAATATGTATATTTAGATATTAGAGCGCTATCTCTCtacctttctctctgtcttgtcaTAGAACATTTGTAAAGCAGGCgttacttatatatatatttggttttattttgctttttggtTTCAGCTTTTGGGCAGAGTCAGAGCCAAACAACGAAGAAGATGAAGACTGTGCAGAAATAAGACATTATGATTcacaaaacagctggaatgaTGTACCATGCAACATTGGCAAATACTGGATCTGTGAAATAAGCCTCAAAAACTAATCTAAAATCACCAGACAATGTTAAAAGGCTAAACTTGCAACACAGATCACACAGTGAAAAAGCTACTGTAGAAAGATAGTGGTACATTAATGGCCTGTTCACAATAAACCAATGTACAGCTGATTATGAATGGGATCTGGGTGCAGCTATTGGTTGGACCCAAATGCTTCCACTTTGGTTCAGAGTTATTTTCCTAGACGGTTAAGACTCAAGATGTTCTTAACCTTGTGACCCAACAATAAtctctcttttgcttttgtggaaaaaaacttttttgtttgtgtgtgtgtttgattttacCTTAATATATCTCAACATTATCTGTTCAGTATCCCATTGTTttgtaacctttttttttcagcacagcATGGACCTATATCATTAGACAGAATTTTTTTAAgttactatactatatataagtGGTCTCAAACTCGCGGTAATTTGTGGCCCCTGCCTTgatatgaaagtttaatgttagtgcGACCCCTCGAGTTTGATATGtttggcactttacagtgttggtgCGGAGCTGAACGAACCaactttagatttttaaaaagtgcattttaacaaataataaaattggaatacaataaaatgtggCAAGTTTGCCattggtgtttgtttgtttgttcgcTTGTTCTTGGTCTGTTACTCGTCACACCTTTGTATCTCAACAATAACACAGAAAACTACATTGCAGACATTGCATTTCCAAATTACTGGGGTTATTCAAATAATGCAAATACAACATAAAAGGCAACGTTGGGATACAAGCAGATCATATGCaacaatttacaaaaaaaaaacatgaattccCATATagttttctctgcctctttccaCAACAGTTTATGGAAACAATAAGacagaacatagaaaacaaacattactaTTTCCCTATTTTGTTTTGCAATTGTATCTTATAAACAGGTAAAACTCTGCTAAAACCAAACTATACACAATTATTAACAAAAAATCAGGTAGTAGTGTTTTTTCAGATTCTGTACAAAATGACAAAGGCTTTAAGTATTTGTCTTCTGGCCACACTCTGAACTCAGAATTGTTctacctttctttctttttttcttcttttaaacttTGTTCAGTGGGAGATCACTGCCAGTCATAGATACATACACCAGGATATGGCCTTACTCACCTCTGTCCATGTGCCGATGCATCAACTCGACTGCCATCAGCAAATGTAAAATCCTCATAACTCACTGATTTTATATAgtttatagtattttatttagatttctcATCAAATGGGTTTGAAAACGTAGAAATATCTTTATAACACAGGGATAGTTggtcaaatttaaaatgttgattataatataataaaaactcaTTTGTAGGTTGTGACTCTAATATACTGTCAAATTTAAGGTAAACTCTCCCTAcgtaatttagattttaataaattaatgttgtttttgttgttgtattataGTTCTCACTCAATCTTTCACCGTTTAATAACAGTTCCAGAGGCTATTTATCTATaactcctctctccttcttgtCCCTGCCTTTGTGcctttcaagattcaagattcaaaaaactttattaatcccagagggaaattgttttgcttcattacagttgttctcagtaaatatatacatatacagaatatgtaaaatatgtaaaatagatgaatgattgattgtggattgacagcaagtatacgacacaactatcacttcgaccacaccttacagaggggggagtaATTGTACAGATttatggccacaggtagaaaggacctcctgtggctCTCTGTGGAGGATTTAATAAgtaataagtctttggctgaacgtgctcctccgttaacctgcatgttttttaatttctctctcagcagtgcaggccggatggcctggagaaatcaaaaaacaggatcctcactaagcccctaggcttgtccaggtgggtgtaggtgcgatggagcagatggatgatggcgtcatccactccaatatggggttgataggcaaactggaagggggtcaagtgagggtttgaccagaggtcggagggactccaggatcagcctcttgaaagccttcataatgtgcgatgtcagagccactggtctgtagtcattgaggactctgggatgTGACGCCTTATTCACgggaaccaggcacgactttttccaccctaggggaactctctccagatgcaggctgaggttagaaatgtgctggagaacaacacatagctgaggagcacaggctttcagcacccttggactgactccatcaggacctgcagcttttgtggggtgaagcctgttcagctctcttctcacctgctcagctgagattgttagggtggtggctgagtcgtgtgggggagggactgaggagggGATAGTGAACTGAAGcgggctctgtggctcagcctggaatcgaaTGAAAAAATTTAGTTTGTTGGCtcggtccactgtccccacagtctcctggctactggacttgtagccagtgatggtcctcatgcccctccaaacctccctggtgttgttttgttgaaggCTATGTTctagttttctcctgtaagcctccttcccctccctgatcctgatctgaatgctttctttttgtcattcaggatggcgTTGATGTCCTGAGTGACCTAGGgtttattgtttgggaagcagcaaatggtgtTTGTGGGTacctgggtgtccacacagaaattgatgtacTCTTCTGCTACCTCAAGTGATGGAGGAGTGCAACACCCTGAAGGTGCGTAGCTTTTCCAAaatgaaccacaaccagaaaccTACTTGTACCCAGAGAGTGGACCAATACTGTCTTGCTCCAGGATGTCTGTGAATCTGCAGTAACAAAGACTAAATGACCTTTAGTCCCCCAAATGTTTGTACATTGACATATGCATTTTCATCGACTTGCCCTCCAGCCATTAGTGGTAAAACAGTCAACAGGAGCGGTCTTCACAAATTCCATAATTAGCTATAAAGACAAAAGCATCATGTGTCTATAACACCaaaattgttctgtttttcagttaattaataaatacGTGATTTATAGTCACAAACCCAAGGGAAGTGGTACCTAATTTGTCCAGACATCTGTATAATTATTAGCACATCATATTTACACTGTTACACAGTTTTAAGAAAACTTATTTTAGTTTTCCACATTAGTTTGtgataaaatatgatttgatcttcatctaagtcatgagtattaacaaatataatgtgactaaagtaataaaataaaaataaaaaacctaatctttcatgtctatattgagaacaaccataaaaacctcccAGTGCAATTGgataaagtatgtgaagcctTTTGAAAATTTTTCAAAAAAAGCTCAT encodes the following:
- the LOC113161701 gene encoding CD209 antigen-like protein E isoform X4, whose amino-acid sequence is MDEINIHANADKASGDYIKWKRETDGSENIYQYEDTCHTGKQIRTGPALSGTGESRMVEKSSYKAAAVILGLLCLLLLIGLMSLVFLYTKGSSKKKIEMVQLQTNYNNLAKERDQLQTSYNNLTEERDQLNKKLDDITTYLQRKLQGLQSQELRYFSGSFYYISSSEKSWEEGRNDCRQKGTDLVIINSREEQDFIRGWKKRTWIGLTDEQTEGTWRWVDGTVLTTPRFWAESEPNNEGDEDCAEIKHYDSQNSWNDVPCNVGKYWICEISLKNYSKVTRQC